A genome region from Erigeron canadensis isolate Cc75 chromosome 3, C_canadensis_v1, whole genome shotgun sequence includes the following:
- the LOC122594093 gene encoding flavanone 3-dioxygenase 3-like, translating to MEAKREMSYDSFTSVMALNQKCEENIPERYILPPMQRPDPSLVDHISSGLPIIDLLMLKHPAHKSQLIDEVHAACKKLGFFQVINHGIPTSVMKDALDSAEEFFNLPNDEKMCFASADVHEPVRYGTSVNHGVDRVFYWRDFIKHYANPLSEWTHLWPSNPPSYKEKMGSYAKATHVLHKKLMEVVLESLGLNTNYLHDDIEEGSQVMAVNYYPSCPKPDLALGMPPHTDYGTLTILNQSDQGLEIMDQDNKWHSVPFIQGSLIIQLGDQLEVMSNGRYKSTPHRAVVSLQRKRLSIASLHSLPLEKKVGPAPQLVDQQHPIAYKEGSFGGFLDYISVKSLSQGKYIDTLKNP from the exons ATGGAAGCAAAGAGGGAAATGTCATATGATTCATTTACCAGCGTCATGGCACTTAAccaaaaatgtgaagaaaataTACCCGAAAGGTATATTCTTCCTCCTATGCAGCGACCAGACCCTAGCCTTGTTGATCACATTTCTAGCGGCCTCCCCATCATTGACCTTTTGATGCTGAAACACCCTGCACACAAGTCCCAACTTATCGATGAAGTACATGCAGCATGCAAGAAACTTGGTTTCTTTCAG gtaataaatcACGGAATTCCTACTTCGGTCATGAAAGATGCACTAGACTCTGCTGAAGAGTTCTTTAACTTGCCAAATGACGAGAAGATGTGTTTTGCCTCAGCTGATGTTCACGAGCCTGTAAGATATGGCACTAGTGTGAACCATGGAGTGGATCGAGTGTTCTATTGGAGGGACTTCATCAAACATTATGCTAATCCGCTGTCAGAATGGACCCATCTATGGCCATCGAATCCTCCAAGTTACAA GGAAAAGATGGGAAGCTATGCAAAGGCAACACATGTATTACATAAGAAGTTAATGGAAGTAGTTCTTGAAAGCCTGGGCCTGAATACCAATTACTTGCATGATGACATAGAAGAAGGCTCACAAGTAATGGCTGTAAACTACTACCCATCTTGCCCCAAGCCGGATCTAGCACTAGGGATGCCACCACACACAGATTATGGTACCCTAACTATATTGAATCAAAGTGATCAAGGGCTTGAAATCATGGATCAAGACAACAAATGGCACTCTGTTCCATTTATCCAAGGTTCCCTAATAATTCAGCTAGGGGATCAACTTGAAGTAATGAGCAATGGAAGATATAAAAGTACCCCGCATAGAGCAGTCGTGAGCTTGCAAAGGAAGAGGCTGTCAATTGCAAGTCTTCATAGTTTGCCTTTAGAAAAAAAGGTAGGGCCAGCACCACAACTAGTTGATCAGCAACACCCTATTGCCTACAAAGAAGGAAGTTTTGGTGGATTTCTTGATTACATCTCCGTTAAATCTCTATCACAGGGTAAGTACATTGACACGTTGAAGAATCCATGA
- the LOC122591018 gene encoding RGG repeats nuclear RNA binding protein A-like codes for MATANPFDLLGDDDNDDVSQLVQKIASAPVKKAPAPAAAIAGKTAAKPAAKLPTKPLPPAQAVKEARNEGGRGGRGRGYGRGRGGGGYNRDSGSNETSFGNRGFSGDQGAVEESDTGKGYERRVGYGGPRGGGGFRGGRRGGFTNGDVEDGDRPPRRPYERRSGTGRGNEFKREGAGRGNWGTQEDEIIQETQEVVNEGEKTVASEKLVSEEEATDEKKENAANEPEEKEPEVKEMTLEEYQKVLEEKRKALEALKTDERKVEVDKELASMQQLSNKKSNNEIFAKLGTDKEKRKEIAEKEDKTKKSLSINEFLKPAAGERSFSSGGRGRGRGPRGGGGGGRYNQGGSSSYAAEAPKIEDPSHFPTLGGK; via the exons ATGGCAACGGCGAACCCTTTTGATTTGCTTGGCGATGACGATAACGATGACGTTTCACAGCTTGTGCAAAAGATTGCTTCTGCACCTGTCAAGAAAGCTCCGGCTCCGGCGGCGGCTATTGCCGGTAAAACGGCGGCTAAGCCGGCGGCTAAACTTCCCACCAAGCCCCTTCCCCCAGCTCAGGCTG TGAAAGAGGCTAGGAATGAAGGTGGGCGTGGAGGGCGTGGACGTGGTTATGGACGGGGACGTGGTGGAGGCGGGTATAATAGAGACTCAGGTAGCAACGAGACTTCGTTTGGTAACAGAGGGTTTTCTGGTGATCAAGGTGCCGTTGAGGAGTCTGATACTGGAAAAGGGTATGAGAGACGAGTTGGTTATGGTGGTCctcgtggtggtggtggtttccGTGGTGGTCGTCGTGGTGGATTTACTAATGGAGATGTTGAGGATGGAGATCGTCCACCTCGTCGACCATATGAACGACGTAGTGGGACAGGCAGAGG GAATGAGTTCAAGCGCGAGGGAGCTGGTCGTGGGAACTGGGGAACTCAAGAAGATGAAATTATTCA GGAGACCCAGGAAGTGGTGAATGAAGGGGAGAAAACTGTGGCTTCTGAAAAGCTGGTGTCTGAGGAAGAGGCAACAGATGAGAAAAAGGAGAATGCTGCAAATGAACCCGAGGAGAAAGAGCCAGAGGTTAAG GAGATGACTCTTGAAGAATATCAAAAGGTTCTTGAGGAGAAGAGGAAAGCTTTAGAGGCACTCAAGACTGATGAGAGGAAGGTGGAAGTTGACAAAGAGCTCGCGTCCATGCAACAGCTCTCCAACAAGAAGAGCAACAATGAGATCTTTGCTAAACTG GGCACTGACAAGGAAAAGCGTAAAGAGATTGCTGAGAAAGAAGATAAAACTAAGAAG TCTCTCAGCATCAATGAGTTTTTGAAACCTGCTGCGGGTGAAAGATCCTTCTCTTCAGGTGGCCGTGGGCGTGGACGTGGTCCTAGAGGCGGAGGTGGCGGTGGACGTTATAACCAAGGTGGTTCATCTAGCTATGCTGCTGAGGCCCCAAAAATTGAAGATCCAAGTCACTTTCCTACTTTAGGTGGCAAGTGA
- the LOC122592399 gene encoding oxysterol-binding protein-related protein 3A-like produces the protein MAQKGGGFFSSIASSLSNFKNQVNGLLGYEGLEVINPEGGTEDAEVEAQRGRWKQEDRDSHWKMMQKYVGADITSMVTLPVLIFEPMTMLQKMAELMEYSHLLELADKCEDPHMRMVYAASWFISVYYALQRTWKPFNSILGETYEMVNHEGITFIAEQVCHHPPISAARAENEHFVYDITSKVKTKFLGNSLDIYPLGRTRLKLKRDGVILELVPPPTKVNNLIFGRTWVDNPGEMVLTNLTTGDKVVLYFQPCGWFGAGRYEVDGYVYNSAEEPKILMTGKWNTSLSYQPCDLDGEPLPNTDLTEVWKVAEAPANDKHQYTYFAHKVNSFDTAPANLLASDSRLRSDRYALEKGDLSKAGSEKTILEEKQRAEKRTREAKGQKFTPRWFDVTEEVCVTPWGDLEIYEYNGKYSEHREAVGDANTNGVDITKTEFNPWQYGNVTETE, from the exons ATGGCACAGAAGGGTGGTGGTTTTTTTTCATCAATAGCTTCAAGTTTATCCAACTTTAAGAATCAAGTTAATGG ATTGCTTGGTTACGAGGGTTTGGAGGTTATTAATCCGGAGGGAGGAAcggaagatgctgaagttgaaGCTCAAAGAGGCAGATGGAAACAAGAG GACCGAGATAGTCATTGGAAGATGATGCAGAAGTATGTTGGTGCTGATATTACGTCCATGGTGACTTTACCGGTGCTTATTTTTGAGCCAATGACTATGCTGCAGAAAATGGCAGAG TTGATGGAATATTCTCATCTGCTAGAGCTAGCGGATAAATGTGAGGATCCACACATGCGGATGGTTTATGCTG CATCCTGGTTTATATCCGTATACTATGCTTTGCAACGAACCTGGAAGCCTTTTAATTCAATTCTTGGTGAAAcctatgaaatggttaatcacGAGGGAATTACATTTATTGCAGAGCAG GTTTGTCATCATCCTCCAATAAGTGCCGCACGAGCTGAAAATGAGCATTTTGTCTATGATATTACTTCAAAGGTGAAGACCAAGTTTCTTGGCAACTCACTTGATATCTATCCTCTTGGAAG AACCCGTTTGAAGCTAAAGAGAGATGGGGTGATCCTAGAGTTGGTGCCGCCACCCACAAAAGTTAACAACCTAATATTTGGAAGGACATGGGTTGATAATCCAGGAGAGATGGTTTTGACCAACTTGACCACAGGAGACAAAGTAGTGCTATATTTTCAACCATGTGGTTGGTTCGG TGCTGGTCGCTATGAGGTGGATGGGTATGTATATAACTCTGCCGAAGAGCCCAAGATATTAATGACTGGTAAATGGAACACATCTTTGAGCTATCAGCCTTGCGATTTGGATGGGGAACCCCTTCCTAACACTGACCTTACAGAG GTATGGAAAGTTGCTGAGGCTCCAGCAAATGACAAACATCAGTATACATATTTTGCACATAAAGTGAATAGTTTTGATACAGCACCAGCTAATCTATTGGCATCGGATTCTCGTTTGAGATCAGATAGATACGCCCTTGAGAAGGGTGACCTATCTAAAGCCGGTTCAGAAAAGACAAT TCTGGAAGAGAAACAGAGAGCTGAGAAAAGGACTCGAGAGGCAAAGGGTCAGAAATTCACCCCCAGATGGTTTGACGTGACGGAAGAGGTTTGCGTCACACCTTGGGGTGATTTGGAGATTTATGAGTACAACGGGAAATATTCCGAACACAGAGAGGCTGTCGGCGATGCAAATACAAATGGCGTGGACATCACGAAGACAGAGTTTAACCCCTGGCAATATGGCAATGTTACCGAAACCGAGTGA